GGCGGTTTGCCCGCTTCTGGTCGAAAGCCTGCCCGTCAGGCGTCATGAAGATCACCTCGTCATAACTCCTTTCAGCCTGCAACTTCTCGATACACGCGAAAACCGGCTCGGGACGAATCACCATTCCGGCGCCACCTCCGAACGGCGCATCATCCACCTGCTGGTACTTGCCCAATCCGTAATCGTGCAGATTGTGCACATGGATCTCAGCGAGACCTTTCCGTCTTGCGATACCAAGCAATCCCTTTTCGAGAGGTGATGCAAAAAAATCCGGAATGACGGAAATGATCTCTATCCGCATGGCTTCACACCTGAGTCGTTGCCTGTCAATCTTGTCAAGAACATTGCGCCAAAACTTCAAAAAAGAAGCCGCAACGCAGTGACGTTACAAAAATTCTTTGAATCTCTTCAACCTCACCATCCCTTTTTCGAGATCGGTTTCAGTGATAAAATCCTCTACTGCCGGTATAAGCACTTTCCTGTCACCAGTATCGACTTCGTACACGTCATGCGCAGGCATCTGCAACACATCGCTGATCTTGCCGACACGCCCCTCCGTTTCGTCGAACACGTCCAGACCGATCAGCTCATGAATGTATGCCCGGTCATCCGGCATAGCCACCAAGGCATCCCTGGTCACGTAGAGTCCGCACCCGACGAGCGCTTCGGCACCTTCGCGCGAACCGGCGCCTTCGAACACAAGCCAGGCAAAACCCTGATGAAACCTGGCTGACTGCACCTTGCGAAGCACGGCATCTTCCGGCGTTTTGCCGATATAATACTCTCGGCGCGTCAGGAAGCTCTCAGGAAAGTCGGTCACCGGCTTCACCTTGAGTTCGCCTTTTAACCCTTTGGGCTTCAGGACGACGCCTGTCAGAAACAGTTCCACTCAGGTTCAGCCGGTTCGGATTCCCTGTTATTCTCAGCCTTCGGCTGAACCAGCAGCTTCGGCAGCTTTCTTGGCCTGACGGCGGCGGAGTTTGGCGTTGAGACGCTTCTGACGGCGCTCGGCCTCTTTCTGCCGCCACGCTTCCATCTGGGCGGCGATATCGCTCTCGCTGAGACCGCGACGTTTCAGGTTCATTTCGTGAAGCAGACCGGTACCACGGATAAGACTGTGGACGGTATCGGTCGGCTGAGCGCCAACGTTCAGCCAGTATGCCACGCGATCTTTTTCGATGGTCACGGTATGCGGCTTGGCGGTCGGGTTGTAGTGGCCGAGCACTTCAAGAAACTTGCCATCTCTCGGCGCGCGCCCGTCGGCAGCAACGATCTGGTAGAACGGCATCTTTTTCCTTCCGGCTCTTTTCAATCTGATCTTAACCAATGCGTAATAAGTTTAATTTATGGGAGAGATTGTTCATTTATCGTTTCAGAAACTTGTCGAGTGCAAGGTTCTCCGTGGTGATCTTGCGGCCTGACTTGGCCAGGCGATTCACCGAGCGCATCATTTTCTTCATTTCGGCAAACTGCTTGAGCAGCATATTGACCTCTTGCACCCTCGTGCCGCTGCCAAGCGCGATACGCTTGCGGCGGCTGCCGTTGATTATTTCAGGGTGCTTGCGCTCCTGTTTGGTCATCGAGGAGATTATCGCCTCAATGGGCTTGAAGTTGATGTTTTCGAGATCCTGCTTCGGCACCATCTTGTTCAGACCGGGTACCATTTCGATGAGACCCTGGATCGAACCCATTTTTTTGAGCTGCTGGAGCTGATCGAAAAAGTCGTCAAGGTCGAACTCGTTCTTCATGAGCTTCGACTGCATCGCCATCGTCTTTTCAAGATCGAGCGCCTCCTGGGCCTTTTCGACAAAGCTGACGATATCGCCCATGCCGAGAATCCTCTGGGCCATGCGATCCGGGTAGAACACGTCGAGATCATCGACCTTCTCGCCGACGCTCATGAACTTGATCGGCTTTTCGACCACCTGGCGGATCGACAGAGCGGCACCACCACGTGCATCGCCATCAAGCTTGGTGAGCACAACGCCATCGAAATCAAGTCGATCGTTGAACGCCTTGGCGGTGTTCACCGCCTCCTGGCCCATCATTGAATCGACGACGAATAAAAGCTCGTCAGGACTGAGGCGGTTTTTGAGCGCTTCAGCCTCGGCCATCATCGCTTCGTCGATCTGCAAACGCCCGGCGGTGTCAACGATCACAACATCTTTCGCCCCGGCTTTGGCAGCTTCAAGACCACCAAGCGCAGCCTTCATGGCGTCTTGCTCTTCGATGGAAAATACAGGCACATCAATCTGCTCGCCGAGCGTCTTGAGCTGCTCGACCGCTGCCGGACGGTAAACGTCGGCGGCGACAAGGATCGGATTCTTGCCGTTCTTTTTGAGGCGCTTGGCCAGCTTGGCGCAGAAGGTGGTTTTGCCGGAACCCTGGAGACCGGCAACCATCACGATGGCAGGAATTTTCTTGGGAGGGAGATTCAGCGGCTGGTTCTGGCCGCCCATGATTTCGGTTAGCTCATCGTTGACGATCTTGACGATCATCTGCGCCGGAGAGACGCTCTTGATGACCGATTCGCCGAGGGACTTCTCGCGAATATCCTCGACCAGCTTTTTGGCAACCTTGTAGTTGACATCGGCGCTCAAGAGGGCACGCTTGATGTCGCGCATCGCGATACCGATGTTGACCTCGTTGATCGTCGCCTGACCGGCGAGTTTTTTTAAGGTCAGCTCAAGTTTGTCACTGAGATTGTCGAACATATTGAACCTGTCACAGAAATTCTAAAAATGGATAGCTTTAAATATAAAAATATTCTTGTAAAATAAAACCAAACGATGCGACCGTCACCAAACTATTTTCGATTATATTAGCTAAACCAATTTCAGAGCATAGCTTATGACCCCGGAAAAGATCGAGCAGATATTTCGATCGTTCAAAGAGAAGAAAATCGCCGTTATCGGTGATGTAATGATCGACAAATATATCTTCGGCCACGTTTCGCGAATTTCACCCGAATATCCGGTACCAGTGGTCGATGTCAACCGCGAGAGTAGCCGACTTGGAGGCGCGGCCAACGTGGCGGTCAACATCCATGCGCTCGGCGCCGAAGCGCTCCTGATTGGCGTCACCGGCGACGACACGGAGCGCAGAAACCTCGAAGCCCTGATGACGGAACATGGCCTCAATCCGGCTATGCTGGCCGCCGACAGCACCCGCCCGACAACCTGCAAAACCCGAATCCTGTCACAAAACCATCACATCACGAGGGTTGACTACGAAAGCCGCACTCCGGTGGATGCGGAGCTGGAAAAACGACTGCTCGGCATGTTCATGGAGATCGCTAACGCGGTCGATGCGGTGGTACTCGAAGATTACAACAAGGGAGTGCTCACCCCGTCGCTGATCGTGTCACTGATCGCCGCCTGTCGTGAACGCAACAAACCAGTACTGGTCGACCCAAAACTCAAGGGCTTCTTTTCCTACGGCGGATGTTCAGTGTTCAAACCCAACCTCTCCGAACTCGCCGCCTCGCTTGGCATTCCGGTGGCCAACGACGACCGTGAAGTCGAACAAGCCTGCCTCCTGCTCGGCGAAAAACTCACTGTCGAAAGCCTCGTAGTGACACGAAGCGAAAAAGGGATGACTGTCTACGACGGCTCGTTCACCCACATCCCGGCATTGTCGCTCGATGTCGCGGACGTCTCTGGTGCGGGAGATACCGTGATCGGCACACTGGCTCTAGGGCTGGCTTCAGGCCTCGACCTGGTGACCAGCACCAGAATCGCCAATCTTGCGGCCAATACTGTCTGCCAGGAGGTCGGTGCCGTGCCGGTCAGACCGGACAAGCTCTTCAGTGCTTGTCTGGCACATCTTCAATGATGGTGACGTGGTTATCCACCACCGAAGGCCACGCCGGTTTGTAGGAAGGATTCTGTGCAAGATCCCTCATCTTGAGCAATGAGTAAAACGGCACCTCGAAGAGGGCTGCATTGCTAAGCGCGGGCGGGATATCGCTGCCGGGATCGAGATGCATCACGAAAGTCACATGTACCTTGCCGCCATCCACAGGCATCAATATCCAGCCCCCCCTGGCCTCGCGCACACGATGAAAATCAGGCTTCAACGGAACATAATCGGGAATACCGGTCATCGTCAGGGCTAGCGCCCCCTCTTCGGAAGCGTGCAGGGCGGTGCGCACGATCATCTCCCTTTTAGGAATCGGCCAAGGAGTGTTGAGCACCTGGCGAACGACATAATCAAGCTCATCGCTCTTGTGCAACACCTCCATCTCAGAAAGCTGATGCACCCATTTCCCGTAATTGCCAAAATCGTGAAAAAGGCTGATCAGCTTTCTGAGAGACGCCTCGAACACGGCCTCCCCCTTGAAACCCAGCACCTGGGAACCTCTGATCTTCGACGAAAAAATCTTGATGTTCTTGTGATCGACCCGAAATTCCCAGTTGCCCTCAAGGGCGCTTGCTACATCCATTGACTTGGCAGTTATGGTAATGATTGAGCCAGACCCGGCGGATTACTCGGTGATGAAATCGTTGTAGTTCCTGATGATGCCCTCCGTCGATTCCTTCAAGGGCGCGCCAACGGGATTTTTATACTTTTCACGCTTGACCATGTCGCGCATGTTGTTCAGCGTATGATACGGCGTATCGATCACCGCGATGTTGGCAAGCCATGACGGAATTTCTCCGGCAGGCTCGATGTGCAGCCTGAAAACCACGCGGCACGAATTTTCGGACAGCGGCAGGATATTCCAGGCACCTTCGAGTTTGCGCACCCTGACGCAATTGCTGGTTTCCGGAATGAAATCGGGCAGGCTTTCGATCTTGATAAAGACTTCACCTGTTTCAGGATCCTTGTAGGCAGTCGATCGGCTGATGATCTCCCTGTCGCTCACCGGCCACGGAGCACTCACGACCTGATAGACCACCCGTCCCTCGTTGTCGTCGGCAAGCTCCTGGAGCACGCGCATCTCCCGAGTTTTCCAGACCCACTCGGTTGCCGACTCGATGTCGTACAGAAGACTGAGCACGGCGTGCTGGGGCGCATCGATGGTGGCAACGCCGACGAACGACAGAAAATCGGATGAAGGCACCGGACAGGTGAATATCTTCAGCCAGTCGTTTTTGAACCTGAGCGTGCAGGTGCTACTGTTGATTTTTTCAAGTAGTGACATAGTAAACCGGATTGTATGAAAAATTGGTTAAAGGCCTCCGTACTGCCTGAAAAACAGCTTTTTCCTATTGACTCATGAAGCGCTCTTTTCGATGAAATGCCGCGCAACCTTCATGACAGGATCACCTTCACTGACTAACACCCTGATCTGTTCTTCAGTTCCGAACAGATGCCTGGCAACCCTGGCCTTGAGCGCTAGAGCTATATCGGCCCGGTCACGGTCAAACTCGGCTTGGTTGAATTGCACCTTTGCCTCCGCGCACTCTTTTCTGACAAGCGCTTCGAGGTTCACTGGTACATGGTATCCATCAAGATACGAAGTCGCCGAACTCCGGTATTTCTGGACAGGATCGGAAGGATCGTCGATCAGTTTCAGCGCGATATCCTCAATGACACCCTTGGCGTAGAGCTCCTGGTACAGATTGGAGTACGGCTTGCCGAAAACCCAGTAATCGGGCATGATGCCACCGGCCTTGGCAAGCACAGCACGGAGGCTGTCCGCAGCGGTGTTTTTCAGCAAACTTCCGGTACTGTAGACCGAAATGTTCTGCCCCTCCCGGTACATGAGGTCACCGTACTTTTTTATAAAACCACCTGGCAGATTCCGGGTAAACATCTCCTTGTAATAGCGCTCACGCCCCTGAAGACCGTCATCATACTCCCGCTGAATCTGACGGCCCGACGGAGTGAAATATCTCGAAACGGTAAGCCTGACAACCGAATCGTCGGGCAGTTTGAACTGACGCTGAACAAGCCCCTTGCCGAATGTCAGCTCACCGATGAGCAATGCGCGCCGGTTATCCTGAAGCGCACCGGCAAGGATTTCCGCCGCCGAAGCACTACCGCGGTCAACCAGAAGGCAGACTTCTCCCTTCTCGAAAATCCCGCCGGAGGTCGATAAGTACTTCATCTGATCGTCACCACCGTGCCGGCTTTTGGTATAAACAATGAGCTTTCCCGCAGGAAGCAGTTCATCCGCCACAGCCACGGCCTGATCGAGGTAGCCGCCGGGATTGCCCCGCACATCGATAATGAGCTTCCGCATCCCCTTGTCGCGCAGCTTTTGCACGGCATTGTGAAACTCGCTTCCCGTGGTCTCTACGAACTGGCTGATGCGGATGTAGCCGGTACGCGCATCGTCGAGAAAAGCTGCGTCGATGCTCGATGTCGAAATCTTTCCGCGCGTCACCAGAAAATCAATCGTCCGGCGGGTCAGGGGCCGATAAATTCTCAGCCTGACTCTTGTGCCCCGCTCGCCCCTGAGCTTGCCAAGAACAGCCGAAGGCTTGATGCCGATAACATTCTTCGAGTCGATCCCAATGATCCGATCTCCGGGCATGATGCCAGCAGACTCGCTTGGCCCCCCAGCGAGGGGTGTCACCACCAAAAGCGTATCGCGTACGACATCGAACTCGACACCAATCCCCTCGAAATTGCCATTGAAGTTGGACTGGGTGATCGCGGCTTTTTCGGGTTCGAGATAGATGGAGTGGGGATCGAGCGACTGCAACATGCCGCGAACACCCGCGCTTTGAAGGCTGTCGGCATTGACAGGATCGACATAATACGACCTGATCAAATTGTAGGTATCGACCATTTTTCCCCCAGTCCCACTGTTCATCCGCCATCCGATAAAATAACCGAATCCTCCGATGAGCAACATGATAATAACAGTGAAAATACGAGACATAGCGATCGATTCAGATTAACCGTTAGACAGGTGGCAACTGTAGCTCAATACAGCGCAAGTCATGCAAAAAAACTCAAACAGACCGATAGCGAGATAGCGGCAGAGCGCGCGAAGTCCGGGACCGGAATGCCTGCAAATAAACACCGCCAAAAAGCACCCGGCAAATTAGCAGATAGCAACGGCAACAGCATGCCTGTACATGTATTTCTAATTGTACCGAAGAGAAGGGGAATTCGCAACAACAACCCGCACCACCTAAAAATGCAAACAGGCGCAATCCGCCACAGTTCTCACTTTCACTCCAAAATAGATAAACAAATAAAGAGGGTGTGCCACAATATTATCGGCTCAATAATCAGAAACAAATACTGCAAAATAAATCATAAAAAAATGAGAGCCTGAAGAAAAACAAACAAATTTAAAAAAAATAAAAAACATAAAATTAAAACCGAAACATTAAAATAAAAACAATAAAAAAACCAATAAACAACACAAAATAATAGCAATAATCTACAAATAAAAACAAACACAATGAAAAATATAAACATAATCAAACACAATAATATTATTATTCAATAAATTAATCTAATTTATTTTAATAAAAGTACTTATAATTTTTCATCAAAAACTCTTATTAATCAGTTATAACAAAAAAAACAAAACAAAATAAAGAAATATCTAACAAATAAAAACAAACATAAAGGACAGGTTTATTTTATCAAAACAAAAAAATATTAAAAAATAAATATTTTAAATAAATGGGCTTTGTTCTTGGATTATTAAAATGTTTTTTATGATCTAAGAACAATTAAAATATGATTTAATGTCTTATTAAAGGGCAATAAGCAATCATTTCAACTTCAACACTGGCATCAAGAGGAAGAGCAAGAACTCCAACGGCAACCCTGACATGCCGGCCCGATTCACCAAAAATTTTATAGACAAGTTCCGATGCTCCGTTGGCCACTTTGTGTTGATTCGTAAACCCGTCAGCGCTCGAAACATAGATCGTTAGCTTCACGATTCTCGCCACGGTGTCGAGATTTCCGGTAACGGATCGAAGTACCGCAACCGCATTAAGCGCGGCCACTCTGGCAGCCTTCGTCGCCTCCTGTTCGTTCGCTTCGCTCACCCGTCCCCTTCCTCCTGGCTCCATCAGTTTGCCGCCAACCAGTGGCAATTGACCTGAAGTGTAAATCAGATCGCCAATCCGTACCGCTGGCTGGTAAAGTCCCGCTGCTGAAGGGATTTCCGGGAGAAGAATACCGGCGTTCTTTAGATTTTCTTCATGAGATATCATGACCTTTTTGTGTTTTCTGTTTGGGAAAAGAGCGGAAAATCCGAACAGTTAGGGATAGATTTTCCAGATTGCGATTCCTTTGGAAAATAGTTATCGTGCCTGAAATTGCATTTATGACTGAAAAACACCCCTCACTCCCCCGGCTGATGATTGTCAGCAGTGGCGGCGAACATTTTTCTCAGAAAGGCCTTGTACTGGCACAGGCACAAACTCTCGCCCGCTCTGCGCCGGTCATCTTCCAGGTTCGAGAGAAAATGCTCGATTCTGCTTCGATGTGGCGCCTCTGTAGCCAAATCGCCCCGCTTGTCGATAATTCGGGATCGATTCTGACCATCAACGAACGCTTCGACATCGCACTTGCATCAAAGGCGGGCGGAGTTCATCTTCCCGAATCTTCATGCCCTGCCGATGTCGTTCGAAAAACTGCACGAAAATTGCTTGTCGGGCAAAGCGTACATAGCGAAACGACAGCATTGAAAGCCGCTTCGACAGGCCTTGATTACCTCCTTTTCGGACCAGTATTCCATACGCCATCAAAAGCATCTTTCGGCCCGCCTCAGGGGTTGGATCGCCTACGGGAAATCTGCGAAAAAGTACGCATCCCGGTCTTCGCCGTTGGAGGCATCACGCCTGAAAAAGTCCCGGCCTGCATCGAATGCGGAGCCTGGGGCGTAGCCGCCCTCACACCGTTTCTCGATGCCGGATCGCTGCCTGAAACCGTCAACCGCTTCTACTCATTCATGCAATCATGACGTTACCGCGAAGAGTTCTCTGCGTCATCACCGATGAACACTCCAATCCAGTCGAACTTGCCCGCATGGCCCTCCAGGGCGGGGCAGGGATGGTACAGTTACGAAGAAAAACAGCCTCGGGCCAAGAGCTTTACGAGTGGGCCATCAGAATTCAAGCGCTTTGCAGTGAACAGCAGGCGCTCTTCATCGTCAATGACCGGGTCGATATTGCCATGGCCGTACATGCCGATGGAGTGCACCTCGGCCAACAGGATCTGCCCGCGTCGGCTGCCCGCGCACTGCTTGCCCCCGATGCGATCATTGGCGTATCGGTCTCCAACGCCACCGAGGCTATCAAGGCAGCCGAAGAGGGCGCAAGCTATATCGGCGTGGGGCACATATTCCCGACTTTTTCCAAAGACAAACCTTCAGAGCCGCTCGGCACGGCATCTATACGACCGATCGGCAGGGCTGCGCAGCTGCCGGTCATCGCCATCGGCGGCATCGGGCACGACAACGCTGCCGAGGTCATCCGTGCCGGTGCATCAGGCATCGCCGTCATCTCCGCGGTTTCCGACAGCGACGATCCCGAGACCGCCACTCGCGAGCTGGTAAGAAGAATCAGGCAATAAATATGATGCAGAACTACATCACCGTGCTGACCATCGCCGGATCGGACGGCAGCGGCGGAGCTGGCATCCAGACCGACCTGAAAACCATCGCCGCCAACAACTGTTACGGCCTGAGCGTCATCACTGCTGTGACGGCACAGAACACCACTGAAGTACGGTCTATACACAACATTCCGCCCGCCTTCATCGGCGAGCAGTTCAAGACGATTGTCGACGATATTCGAATCGATGCGGTCAAGATCGGCATGCTGGGCTCGCTGGAAGCGGCAGAAACAGTCGTTGAACTCATGAAAAGCCTCAATGAGGTACCGGTCGTTCTCGACACCGTTTTGCGCTCATCGAGCGGAAAATCGCTGCTCGACGCAGAAGCCCTGCTGGTGATGAAGCAGCTCTTTCATCTCACCAGTCTGATTACCCCAAATCTGCCAGAGGCGGCAATACTGACGGGCCGCAGCATGGCTCCAACAACGCAGGCTGAAATCGAAGTGATGGCAAAAGATTTGCAACGGGAAGGCGCAAAATCCGTTCTTGTCAAGGGAGGACATGGCGAGGGAGACCAATGCAACGACTGCCTGCTGCACGAGGGACAGCTCTTTTGGTACTCAAACCCGAAAATCGATACACTCAACACACATGGCACCGGCTGCACACTCTCGTCAGCCATAGCTTGCGGACTGGCAAAAGGCTTGCCGATGAATGAAGCTGTGGCAGAAGCTATCAGCTATACGAGAAAAGCCCTGCTGGCAGGCGCATCATGGCGGCTGGGACACGGAAATGGTCCGCTGGAGCATTTTCCCGACCGGACAGTCGAAAGACGGCCGGGAAAACTGCAATAAAACAAGCTTAGCGCACCAGGCGAGGACGACGGCCGATAGAGTAGTAGCTGATGCCCACCTGTTCCACCATATCGGGATTGTAGATATTCCTGCCGTCGAAGATCACGGGTTCTTTCAGAGAGTTTCTGATCAGTTCGAAATCGGGACTACGAAACACCATCCACTCCGTCATGATGGTTAGCGCATCTGCGCCCTTGAGAGCCTCGTCGGGATGCTCCACCAGCACTAGATCGGGCCGGTCGCCATAGATGCGCCGGGCCTCGTCCATGGCAACGGGATCGTAGGCTCTGACGATTGCCCCCGCCTTCCAGAGCTCTTCCATGACCTTCCGGCTCGGGGCTTCACGCATGTCATCGGTATTTGGCTTGAACGCCAGCCCCCACATTGCAATGACGCGCCCTTTAAGATCGCCGTCGAAATGGTCACGAATCTTTGAAACAAGGCTCAGCTTCTGATCATCGTTGACCGCCTCAACCGCTTGCAGAATTCGCGAATTATAGCCAAGCTTCCTTGACGTGCGCTCCAGGGCTCGCACATCCTTAGGGAAGCAGGAGCCGCCATAACCCACTCCGGGATAGATAAAGGAGAAGCCGATCCTCGAATCGGAACCGATACCGCGGCGCACCGCTTCGACATCCGCCCCGGCCCGTTCAGCAATGTTGGCGATCTCGTTCATGAAGCTGATCTTGGTGGCAAGCATGGCGTTAGCTGCATACTTGGTCAACTCCGCCGAGCGGATGTCCATGGCAATGAAACGCTCGTGACTGCGGTTGAACGGCGCGTACAGGTTGCGCAGAAGCTCCTTGGTGCGCGGGTTGTCCACTCCAACGATGATGCGATCGGGCTTCATGAAATCGTCCACGGCATCACCTTCTTTAAGGAACTCCGGATTCGACACGACATCGAAATCAATCGCCCGCCCCCGTTCTTCGAGTACAGTCCTGATCGTTTCGCGCACCAGATCGGCCGTACCGACCGGAACCGTCGATTTGTTGATCACAATACGATAATCCTCCATATTGCGGCCGATGCTCTCGGCAACGCTCAACACATGACTCAAATCAGCTGACCCATCTTCATCAGGTGGAGTACCGACGGCGATAAACTGGTACAGACCGAAATCGACACCGTCAGTAATGCTGGTGGTGAATTTCAGGCGTCCTTCACGCAGGTTTTCACTAACGATAGTGTCAAGGCCTGGCTCGTAAATCGGAATCTCCCCGTTCAGGAGACGATTGATCTTGTTCTCGTCGATATCGACGCACATAACCTCATTGCCAACCTCGGCAAAACAGGCGCCGGTAACCAGGCCTACATAACCGGAACCAAATATGGTTATCTTCATGCATTCTGTGGTTTAATTGATCAGAAAAAAAACGATAATGCCTTCCGGTTACTACCGAAAGGCGAGGATTCAACCTTGTGAGATAAACCAATGGAAGAGCAGCAAGAGACATGCTTTTCAGACATCTCTTATTCCACGACAATGACCAGGCATCGGGATTTTTTCCAAAACTCTGCCTCGTTCCTGATCAACAGAAGCGAGGATGTTTTGCCGCCAACGAGTTCATAGGAACCTTTTGTATGCGGGGTAATAACATGCAGTCGACTAACTGGCTTGTCAAAATAAATATCTTTTGTTTCGGTAATATCCACCTGCCTGAATGGCCGCAGATCAAAATCATTGGCCAAAACAGGCCGCATACCGAAAAAGCGGGAAAACGGCCCTGGAGGCACCAGAATCCCTTTGGAGACAAGCTGATCGACGGTACCAACAACGTAATAGGCCTTGACCATCTGGTCTTCCTGGTCGCTGATAGCCTCATCCATGACATCGACCGTATTGGTAAGCCGGGCAATCTGCCGGTTTAGCTTCGCAATCTCCCTTTTCATGGCGCCAAGTTCCAGCTCCTTCTTGTCCAGCTCGCCCTTGAGCTGACCGGTCATGCGATCAAGCGCCGCGATGCGGTACTGGGACTCGTGATTCTGCTTTTCAAGCGTCGCGACAAGGTTCTTGCTTGCCGAAAGCGTGGAGTCGATGAAGCGGATATTGGTGTTAATCTCGCGCCCGATCTGCTCGGCGCTCTTTGGCTTGCGCCCCTCCACATCCGATGAAAGCCGAACGACCACGGCCTCTTTCTGGCGAATCCGTCCAAGATTCTTCTGAACCTGAACGAGGATTGACATCATCGACTCGAGATGCTTTTCTTCCTCTTTTTTCCGTTCATCCCGGCTGCAAGAGGTGGATGTAGCGATCACCGCTCCTGCTAGTAAAATAACGGCGATACGCCTGAAGGGCTTTAAAGCCACTCTATCCATTGTTCAACTCCATCTTTGGTACCATACCACTTTGTATGCGGCGCTGGCAAATGTTCGCATTCAAGTATAGTAACATTTTTGGCGCCATCAAGAAAGCAGCTTCTCGCAGGAACAACCCCGTCACCGGCGAGATTTCCATCGTCGGTCACTCCCCGGTAAAACATGTAACACAT
The nucleotide sequence above comes from Chlorobaculum tepidum TLS. Encoded proteins:
- the thiE gene encoding thiamine phosphate synthase encodes the protein MTLPRRVLCVITDEHSNPVELARMALQGGAGMVQLRRKTASGQELYEWAIRIQALCSEQQALFIVNDRVDIAMAVHADGVHLGQQDLPASAARALLAPDAIIGVSVSNATEAIKAAEEGASYIGVGHIFPTFSKDKPSEPLGTASIRPIGRAAQLPVIAIGGIGHDNAAEVIRAGASGIAVISAVSDSDDPETATRELVRRIRQ
- the thiD gene encoding bifunctional hydroxymethylpyrimidine kinase/phosphomethylpyrimidine kinase; translated protein: MMQNYITVLTIAGSDGSGGAGIQTDLKTIAANNCYGLSVITAVTAQNTTEVRSIHNIPPAFIGEQFKTIVDDIRIDAVKIGMLGSLEAAETVVELMKSLNEVPVVLDTVLRSSSGKSLLDAEALLVMKQLFHLTSLITPNLPEAAILTGRSMAPTTQAEIEVMAKDLQREGAKSVLVKGGHGEGDQCNDCLLHEGQLFWYSNPKIDTLNTHGTGCTLSSAIACGLAKGLPMNEAVAEAISYTRKALLAGASWRLGHGNGPLEHFPDRTVERRPGKLQ
- a CDS encoding UDP-glucose dehydrogenase family protein — encoded protein: MKITIFGSGYVGLVTGACFAEVGNEVMCVDIDENKINRLLNGEIPIYEPGLDTIVSENLREGRLKFTTSITDGVDFGLYQFIAVGTPPDEDGSADLSHVLSVAESIGRNMEDYRIVINKSTVPVGTADLVRETIRTVLEERGRAIDFDVVSNPEFLKEGDAVDDFMKPDRIIVGVDNPRTKELLRNLYAPFNRSHERFIAMDIRSAELTKYAANAMLATKISFMNEIANIAERAGADVEAVRRGIGSDSRIGFSFIYPGVGYGGSCFPKDVRALERTSRKLGYNSRILQAVEAVNDDQKLSLVSKIRDHFDGDLKGRVIAMWGLAFKPNTDDMREAPSRKVMEELWKAGAIVRAYDPVAMDEARRIYGDRPDLVLVEHPDEALKGADALTIMTEWMVFRSPDFELIRNSLKEPVIFDGRNIYNPDMVEQVGISYYSIGRRPRLVR
- a CDS encoding biogenesis of lysosome-related organelles complex 1 subunit 2; its protein translation is MMSILVQVQKNLGRIRQKEAVVVRLSSDVEGRKPKSAEQIGREINTNIRFIDSTLSASKNLVATLEKQNHESQYRIAALDRMTGQLKGELDKKELELGAMKREIAKLNRQIARLTNTVDVMDEAISDQEDQMVKAYYVVGTVDQLVSKGILVPPGPFSRFFGMRPVLANDFDLRPFRQVDITETKDIYFDKPVSRLHVITPHTKGSYELVGGKTSSLLLIRNEAEFWKKSRCLVIVVE